The Deltaproteobacteria bacterium genome has a window encoding:
- a CDS encoding DUF4388 domain-containing protein, translating into MALKGKLETFNIGNLLQLLSLDQKTGVLKVSDGESRIEIFMKDGVIVYATSSQKEFRLGNFLKAEGVLSDEELQGCLQIAQEKGQQLGRVLVEQGYISADSLKNFLHYQAKEILYNLFLWKTGEFEYKDIPLNVEGKLIIPLNTTEIVMEASRRIDELSTITNQITSDKLVFKISERMRDTDEVKLNKKEWRILSLIDGTRTVRHVVNESDYDKFSVYKIIYSLMMSGFLEKIGEVHEKKRDFVDYVDAMTIFNDVFQVIQNILKTEIGTMAFTIFDECKAKLPPKQKRLLKGFDLRKDADINRQAILEAMNAFKDLRKGSISLLHSFNALLPAILEKEAEILGLQITRGTMKEIELILSYVKKYQKDSAEKIKIANEIEKIIAELNHRIEDKKEAKG; encoded by the coding sequence ATGGCACTTAAAGGCAAACTTGAAACGTTTAATATTGGTAACCTCTTACAGTTGTTATCCCTTGACCAGAAGACCGGTGTTCTAAAAGTAAGTGATGGCGAAAGTAGAATCGAGATATTTATGAAAGATGGTGTTATTGTCTATGCCACGAGTTCACAAAAGGAGTTTCGCTTGGGTAATTTTTTGAAAGCCGAGGGAGTACTCTCCGATGAAGAACTCCAGGGATGTCTGCAAATAGCTCAAGAGAAAGGCCAGCAGTTGGGTAGGGTTTTAGTGGAACAAGGATATATTTCGGCGGATAGCTTGAAAAATTTTCTGCACTATCAAGCCAAGGAGATTTTATACAATCTATTCCTGTGGAAAACCGGAGAGTTCGAGTACAAGGATATACCTCTAAATGTTGAAGGGAAATTGATTATCCCGTTGAATACCACAGAGATTGTTATGGAAGCATCGCGGCGGATAGATGAATTGTCAACCATAACAAACCAGATTACGAGTGATAAACTGGTCTTCAAGATCTCAGAGAGAATGAGAGATACAGATGAAGTCAAACTCAATAAAAAAGAATGGCGCATCCTCTCCTTGATTGATGGCACTCGGACGGTGAGGCACGTGGTCAACGAGAGCGATTACGATAAGTTTTCGGTTTACAAAATCATATACTCATTGATGATGTCAGGGTTTTTAGAAAAAATTGGAGAAGTACACGAAAAAAAGAGAGATTTCGTTGATTATGTGGATGCTATGACTATCTTTAATGATGTTTTTCAGGTCATCCAGAATATCCTCAAAACTGAAATTGGAACTATGGCATTCACTATATTCGATGAATGCAAGGCTAAGTTGCCACCCAAACAAAAAAGACTTCTCAAGGGTTTCGACCTGAGGAAGGATGCCGACATTAACAGGCAGGCTATATTGGAAGCCATGAATGCCTTTAAAGACCTTCGTAAAGGAAGCATCTCTCTCCTCCATAGCTTCAATGCCCTTTTGCCAGCCATCTTAGAAAAAGAGGCTGAGATCCTTGGTTTACAAATCACCCGGGGAACAATGAAGGAAATCGAACTGATCCTCTCTTATGTGAAAAAATATCAGAAGGACTCGGCTGAAAAGATAAAGATTGCCAATGAGATTGAGAAGATTATAGCAGAGTTAAATCACAGGATTGAGGACAAAAAGGAAGCAAAGGGGTAA
- a CDS encoding transcriptional regulator, which produces MTDLLSKKDMSARELSQAMGIREKEVYEHLPHIARSAAAQRKRLIIRPFRCLACGYVFQDRKRFTRPGRCPHCKRSHIQEPTYRIC; this is translated from the coding sequence ATGACCGACCTCTTGAGCAAAAAGGATATGAGCGCCAGGGAACTCTCCCAGGCGATGGGAATCCGGGAAAAAGAGGTCTATGAGCATCTTCCCCATATTGCACGCTCCGCAGCGGCCCAAAGGAAAAGGCTCATTATCCGACCCTTCCGGTGTCTGGCGTGTGGATATGTTTTTCAAGACCGCAAGCGCTTCACCCGCCCTGGACGCTGCCCGCATTGCAAAAGGTCGCACATTCAAGAGCCAACGTACCGGATCTGTTAG